A region of Maniola jurtina chromosome 7, ilManJurt1.1, whole genome shotgun sequence DNA encodes the following proteins:
- the LOC123866623 gene encoding uncharacterized protein LOC123866623, which produces MIRKCKSLCICLLLLITIVASYPMKRDDEDNKFEYNNEKRYPNGTVVGKYTYKDKEGNPIDVKYFADDSSYGVELKSVKIFDANSDNKMQFKLPKLESMISTTDNIFQPLEEINTFNELFNKDFSKNKSYNPLEVLNRNPNKINRYKGSHKVNDDYEIFLENDLKNTEKCNKEKVKVYFDKNKRKTRNAPYHYKPSDHCERF; this is translated from the exons atgatTAGAAAATGTAAAAGCTTATGTATTTGCTTATTGCTGTTGATTACAATAGTTGCAA gttatCCTATGAAAAGAGATGATGAGGATAATAAGTTTGAGTACAACAATGAAAAGCGATACCCTAATGGCACCGTTGTAGGAAAATATACGTATAAAGACAAAGAAGGAAATCCTATAGACGTAAAATATTTTGCAGATGATTCTAGCTATGG CGTTGAACTCAAAAGTGTTAAAATTTTCGATGcaaattctgataataaaatgcaATTTAAGTTACCCAAACTCGAGAGTATGATATCTACAACAGATAATATATTTCAACCACTAGAAGAGATAAATACATTTAATGAATTATTCAACAAggattttagtaaaaataagaGTTACAATCCACTTGAAGTTCTCAAtagaaatccaaataaaataaatcgttATAAAGGCTCTCATAAAGTCAATGATGATTATGAGATATTCTTAGAGAACGATCTAAAGAACACAGAAAAATGTAACAAAGAAAAAGTAAAAgtgtattttgataaaaataaaaggaaaactcGGAATGCGCCTTATCATTATAAACCATCTGACCATTGTGAACGATTTTGA
- the LOC123866717 gene encoding uncharacterized protein LOC123866717, whose amino-acid sequence MGSDSIGDNARDSNAHEIPIPEDESMSGESRHSNMNNNEESNSGGANKRARESDSTNGWTYVGRHGKRRARTYTEKNTEEENTIEVGIYSKESIPKQFQLAKLLRSENITDVTRIRYVNPYKVRIQFSNIESAEKLVSCNTFLEKGWRIQKTYEVGISYGIIRNVEIELPEEEIKENIRTEHELVSVKRLMRRNDDETGWLPSETIRLGFKGTAVPPYVYVCDMRIQIEKFVFSVTQCTKCWRFGHSKNNCPNKKIICPKCTGNHDNCETTNFKCVNCSGPHWSLNKSCPIYKKEKKIREIMSQFNVTYKKASTMYAPPSPPNQKDFPKFASCDTDLSHAESMESLPQRSYAEAAKENYSDEPKPTTSRRDESNKKKKRKGKEKKDREFEEDDFCNRRGDTEDNLAQSGDEETTKKKASCAELLERIAEILFMKSYSTTKKTVEVLKLIWEWFLTFAEDKFPSLALIKQLFNKFNGK is encoded by the coding sequence ATGGGAAGTGATTCTATAGGTGATAATGCGCGCGATTCGAACGCTCACGAAATACCTATACCTGAGGACGAGAGTATGTCCGGCGAATCTCGACACTCCAACATGAATAATAACGAAGAATCTAACTCAGGAGGGGCGAATAAAAGAGCGAGGGAGTCAGACTCTACGAATGGATGGACTTATGTTGGTAGACACGGCAAAAGAAGGGCCAGAACGTACACAGAGAAGAACACTGAAGAAGAAAATACAATAGAAGTGGGAATTTACTCTAAGGAGTCGATTCCAAAACAGTTTCAGTTGGCTAAATTGCTTCGTAGCGAAAATATTACTGACGTCACTAGAATTAGATACGTTAATCCATACAAAGTCCGTATCCAATTTAGTAATATAGAAAGCGCTGAAAAACTGGTTTCGTGTAATAcctttttagaaaaaggatgGAGAATACAAAAAACTTATGAAGTGGGGATATCATATGGGATAATTAGAAATGTAGAAATTGAGTTACCTGAAgaagaaattaaagaaaacatACGCACAGAACACGAACTAGTGTCAGTGAAAAGACTCATGCGAAGAAATGATGACGAAACTGGATGGTTACCAAGCGAAACAATTCGCCTTGGATTCAAAGGTACGGCAGTGCCTCCATATGTATATGTTTGCGATATGAGAATCCAAATCGAAAAGTTTGTTTTTTCAGTCACGCAATGTACCAAATGCTGGCGTTTTGGCCATAGCAAAAATAATTgcccaaataaaaaaattatatgccCGAAATGTACAGGAAATCACGATAATTGCGAAACTACGAATTTCAAGTGCGTTAATTGCTCAGGCCCACATTGGTCACTGAATAAGTCATGTCCGATctacaaaaaagagaaaaaaatacgTGAAATAATGTCACAGTTTAATGTTACTTACAAAAAAGCTTCAACAATGTATGCTCCGCCATCTCCGCCGAATCAAAAAGATTTTCCCAAATTTGCATCCTGTGATACTGACCTATCTCATGCCGAATCTATGGAATCTCTACCTCAAAGAAGCTATGCCGAAGCTGCTAAAGAAAATTATAGTGATGAACCTAAACCTACAACTTCTCGTCGAGATGAATCCAACAAGAAGAAAAAgaggaaaggtaaagaaaagaaagataggGAATTTGAAGAGGATGATTTTTGTAACAGAAGAGGAGATACGGAAGACAATCTTGCACAAAGTGGAGATGAAGAGACAACTAAAAAGAAAGCCTCTTGTGCTGAACTACTTGAAAGAATtgctgaaatattatttatgaagtCATATTCTACAACGAAGAAGACTGTAGAAGTGTTAAAACTAATATGGGAATGGTTTTTAACTTTTGCTGAAGATAAATTTCCTAGCCTTGCTCtaattaaacaattatttaataaatttaatggaAAGTAg
- the LOC123866626 gene encoding uncharacterized protein LOC123866626, producing MDLSFSTQILFIVAVLWNNEVSPASRYKRLSLASQMPSYYYTNIDGHPGTYAFGYNVLDPDTGNTQYRSEEKYPNGTVVGSYGYIDPRGRSRRVDYEADEKGYRIMNEAPRRQNYVEQSTREDNPSTEKSVTWTRPRKPNKKKVDNILVVKKPSEVLEPPYLR from the exons ATGGATTTATCATTTTCGACACAG ATTCTATTTATAGTGGCTGTGTTATGGAATAATGAAGTCAGTCCAGCATCTAGATATAAGAGACTCAGTTTAGCTTCACAAATGCCTAGCTATTACTACACGAATATTGACg GTCATCCAGGTACATATGCCTTTGGTTACAACGTCTTGGATCCTGATACAGGGAATACTCAGTATCGCTCTGAGGAGAAGTACCCCAATGGAACAGTAGTTGGAAGCTACGGGTACATAGATCCACGAGGTAGATCGCGTCGCGTAGATTATGAAGCTGATGAAAAGGGTTACAG AATAATGAACGAAGCTCCCCGAAGACAAAATTATGTAGAGCAATCAACCCGAGAAGACAATCCTTCCACTGAAAAATCAGTAACATGGACTCGACCCAGGAAGCcaaataaaaagaaagtagACAATATACTCGTAGTTAAGAAACCTTCGGAAGTGTTAGAGCCGCCTTATCTtagatga
- the LOC123866627 gene encoding cuticle protein 8-like: MWILALLSCISVAVAVPISVGYGVYAPAPIIHTPVLHAPVVHAEPVSYPKYAFNYGVKDPHTGDVKSQQEERDGDVVKGSYSLVEPDGTTRTVHYSADDHTGFNAIVQRTGHAVHPVVAPVAHYAPAPALLVSSYGHHG, translated from the exons ATGTGG ATTTTAGCTCTACTATCGTGTATCAGCGTGGCGGTGGCAGTGCCAATATCAGTAGGATATGGTGTGTATGCGCCTGCGCCGATAATACATACGCCCGTCCTCCATGCACCAGTAGTACACGCCGAACCTGTG TCATATCCAAAGTACGCATTTAACTACGGAGTCAAGGACCCTCACACTGGTGACGTGAAGTCACAACAAGAGGAGAGGGACGGAGATGTTGTTAAAG GTAGCTACTCTCTAGTTGAGCCCGATGGTACGACACGGACAGTGCACTACTCGGCGGATGACCACACCGGGTTCAATGCCATAGTGCAGAGGACTGGACATGCCGTTCACCCG GTGGTTGCACCAGTAGCACACTATGCGCCGGCGCCGGCTCTTCTCGTATCATCTTACGGCCACCACGGTTAA